A region of the Cannabis sativa cultivar Pink pepper isolate KNU-18-1 chromosome 3, ASM2916894v1, whole genome shotgun sequence genome:
GAATCTTATCTGCCATCTCAGCCATTTATGGAACAAAGAAAATAACCCACATAGGCTACTCAAATCAAGTTTCTCAATCATACCAAACAAGAAAAAGGGTAAAAAGCACCAATGATCTTTTTTATGCAAAGCAAATTTTTATGCATGAACCCCAATTATGAGCTTGTCAAGAAAATTCCACATAGGTGATAGGTGCCTTTCTCAGTAACAAGTGTATCATTCGAAATAAATCTTTCAATGGCCTGAAGAAAAACAATCAAATACAAAGAGAGAACTCTCAAAAAGCTTTGCTCTATGTCTTGGAGCTGCTTATTTCCTTACAAGGAACACCTCCCAACTAAAAGATACATGTAAAAATGACAATTAAATATAAAGATTTTTATCAAATAGTGATGCCCAATGACTTCTTAAACTTTTCAACCTCCAAATATGCTGTGGAGTAAGGAAGGAACTCCATGAAATGTTCTTTGCTCAGATCATTGATTGCTACAGCAAGTTTTGGGATCTCTAAGGTTTCTTCATGGGAAAGAGTTCGGACAAACCTTGCAGGATTTCCAGCCCAAAGTTCGCCAGTTGGAATTCGTCTCCCTGGGGGAACCACGGATCCAGCCTCCAAGATAGAGTGAGTCTCCACCAACGAACCTTCCATGAGAATAGAGTGCTGCCCAATAATGCACTCCGGTTCAATTGTGCAAGAACGCAAGAGACTGTATGCACCGATTGTCACAAACCTCTCAATAAATGTCTCTGCTGGAAGGCCTAGAATTGGAAAGTTGCATAAACTGTAAATTATTAGCCAAACAAAGAAGACGCCAAACATGGCCCTAAATCCAGGAATATGTTAGCCAAACTTTGCTGGTGAAAAGCAAATACAAAATCTAAAAacttttgtttaataaaaactaaaacacAAGTATAAGATACAAAAGATGTGCATGTGGCAGAGTAATCAAAGGCTGTCTCCATAAAAGTAAACCATCAAAATTACcggcaaaataaaatataattttggtTCCATGTCTACAAAAGTTGGAAaacaaaacagaaaataatTTAGGATCTGTGAAGAATCAGATAATGCTTCAGAGAAAGAGGTATCAAGAAATATAAACACAGAAGGTAACTAAgattttaattcaaatttatCTACGACGAAGTTGATGAAGTGAAGTTTTCATTTAGATGATTGTCAATGGTAATTCACACACAAAAAAGATCAATAAAATAAATGTGATTGAAATCTTAAGCTCCTACACAAAAAAGATCAATGAAATAAATGTGATTGAAATCTTAAGCTCGTATAGAAATTTATCTACATGTTCATAACAAAATTAGTACACAAGTTTCGACTATTTCATTCTTGTGCATAGGGCCTAAAAGGGTAGATCAAATTATCAGATTCGTGGTTTGCTTCCACGAGGTCTGCGGTTTGAATCCATCCTTAGTACCTACATAGCAATAACTATAATTTCTTGTtcctttaaaatattataggaTGGCCCAAAACCCTTAAAAAAGATTGAGGTATGCTAAGCCTCAGCATCTCAAATGTAAAGTGTAGACTGGAGCCTTACTACCATAATAGATAATAGGAACCGCAATAGATCACAATTTGATCAAAGATTGGAAGCTATACATTTTATTCAACAAGATTATCTACCCAGTTACTAAACATGCAGGCTTGTTTCCTAAGACTTGTTGGCaacaaaggaaaaaaaacaaaattgcacATTGATCAGATCAGAAGCCTAAGAAACTTAAGCTCCAAAATACGCTAAAAGTCCCACCTAATTGTCATTCTAACATTATATACATCACACATTCCATCTCTCTCAATACACAAAATCCAACTTTTTCTCGTTCCCTGGTAATTTTATTAGCCAAAATCTGTTACTTATTCATATTTTGTTGAGAAAAAATGCTATTGGGTTGGGGGGAATAactgaaaatgaaaaaaaggattttttttttggaacttCTTTATTCCAATCTactcgcaaaaaaaaaaattagtactcATATACAACTTTCaattttcctaaaaaaataatcttgtttgttatttatttcCCTCCTAAACTCCAAGCTCCAAACAGCATTAAAAAGCAACAATAGAAGATTTTTTCCccataaatttataaatctaCTACCACACAAGATTTGTAATGGTTGTTGCTTCCTTGTTTGCACAAGCAAGCTAGAAGCTAAATGCAATAACGCGAATAAGCTACATCATTCATTATTATTCATTTCCATCCTTAGAAGGAATATGCCAAACAAATGTATTGTTGGACTTGGACATAAGACAACTCTCAGCTCAAAAATACAAGAAAACTCCCTCCATCTAACAAGGAACTACACCTCACAATACGTGAGATGCCCTGAAAATTTCAAACTTCATTATTTCTAGCTCAATTGCTATTCCCTATAAGATGATTAGCTCAATCAGTCATTCAAAGGCAACCTACCATTATCAGACAATCATCCCAGCTCCAAAAGACATGCCAAAACATGTTTTTCCCACTACTCCTTCATGTTTAGTTCCTAAATACACAAAATTCCATCTTTTCTTGTTTCCCCCTCTACTTTTTCCAAAGGTTCAAGACTATATCCACAAGTTACTTACATTAACAATCATTCGAAAACACAGTCTCCAAGCTATCATTTTCAGCTTACTAAAAAGGCAATAGCAATTCACTACCTAATTCAAAACCTAAACTTTAATAAAGAACTAGAAACCAAAACAAAATACACCATAAAATTAAGATACTTTAATTCAAATCCAAAGCTTAAGAGATCAAAAAACACGAAAATGGAGAATTAAGAACCTGTAGGCGAAGACCAAGCGGCATGAATGACGCTTCGTTCCTGAACATTGGAGCAGAATCCAACGGTGATCTTGTTGAGATCGCCTCGTAGGACCGAACCGGGCCAGACTGAAGCACCATCGCAGACGGTAACCTGTCCGGCTAAAACTACATTTGGCGCAACATAGGCGTCCACGGCCACCTTTGGGAGCCACTGCCCAAGCGGGATGATCTTCCTCTGACCTCGGTAGTCCCATTGGACTCGATCGGCCGATGGATTTACGGCCTTCCCAGCCTCAGTGGCGAGCCCACGATGAAGGATATTCTGCTGAGACGAGAGAGTGGTTAAAGCCTTCTTAGAGAATCGAGCTAGAGCCGCCATGACTgcgagagagagggagagagagagagagagagagagagagagagagctccgGCTTCAATGGAGAGTTGGGAAATTGGAACTGAAAGGAGAGACTGCGAAATTTGGGAACGTGATTTCACCAATGGGCCAGAGAAACCAAGCCCGTTAATTTGATTTCTCATTATGGGCCGAAATAAAACTGGGCTTTATGGTAAGGGGTAATCCCTATTTATATGGAAAaataagggaaatttacatgcgTAAgtgtaagttgaaaaatatcatttttattaatcaattaattaaatttacctctaattttatatttaatttaaacatacctctttttatatgtattatactCAAAATACCccgacataagagagtcacatagagagtatcttgaagtgacagggacaaaattggtacaatattttaaaaaataggtaaaaatgatagactttaaaaaagatggtaaaaataaaagaggacaatataaaaaaagtatagtGTGTAATTTACTCATTTcccaatttttttataattttactgttaTATGcataaaattacatttttactacCCTATTATTATACTGTAtactctatttttttattaaaattttttttgggcCATTTTGTTAAAACTTGGCAGTTCAACATTTATTTTAaccaattttattatattttaagttttttaatagtgttgATTTGATTGGGCATATCACTTTTgtgataatttttctttttttttgtttacttAAAAttgataatgaaaaattaaaatagacaaGAGTCCACATGCCTCATCCTTTCcaagaaaaaatatatgtgtttatacatatatatttatcttgAATCTATGAGTAAATACATAAACTTTAATTACTGATTTGATTAGACATGTCACTTTTgtgataatatttttatttttgtattttttacttaaattttaTGATGAAAAGTTCAATCACCTTTTAATGcatgtttttatttatattttttaaaaaaaatttagacaaCAGCACATGTGATCTCATCATTctcaagaaaaatatatatgtttatatatatactcatcttgAATTAATGGGTAACTACACACATTATTTGTTTTTCATTGTTTTTGAGCTCTCTCCCTtctgttcatcttcttcttcattttttttggcCCAACTTTATTTCTTattcagttcttcttcttcttcatttttttggcccaattttatttcttattcagtttttcttcttcatcttcttctcattttttttctttagtttttgaagttttcggTCACGTTTTTTAGAAAGATAAAAGTGGTTTTTTTATCTGATTTTTCAGAACTGAGCTTGCAAATATAGTCCTTATTGCATCAGGTGTTGAGGCTGTGCAGAAGATggttagtttttttaattattttttttattcttttgtttttttatttgttttagtgttgttttacagttgtttttcataatttattttttttgacgtCAATTTCAGTGTTCTTGCTCCATCTTGCTGGAATTAATGATTGTTTTTTGGGTGTTCGGTTCTGTAGTGGTTCTATCCGTGTGTGTGAAAGATGTAGGCTATaaaatacatttcttcttccttctctatggttattttgggtttttttttttttattctggttctcctataaatatatttgacgagctcactaGTAAATGTATTGAGGTGTGTggttcttttatgtttttctaaGTGGTTATATCTGCTTATTGTTttacatttgtttttgtgttattttagtagttttttattttgattttttaaaatttggctTGCAAATATAGCTGTTATTGCATCTGGTATTGAGGATGTGCAGAacattgttagttttttttaatcattttttcctttctttttgtttgatttgttttagtgttgttttatagttgttttgctatgattatttatttaacgTCGATTTCACAGTTTTTTCTCAATCTCACCAAAATTAATAGTTGTTTTCTGATTATTTTAGTGTTATTGTGGTGGTTCTGTCCGTGGGTGTGGAAAATAGAggcctcattttttttttggtgtttacAGTATAAGAGAAAAAACAAATAAgccaagacagtataaaagttatttctgccgtgtggcagtatttttgtaaagattgagccaaaagttagtatttttgtaagttttccaaaaataaagctAGTTTAGATAAATATGGTAAGAAAACTTAATAGGAAAAAAATATggtgttaaaaataaaaactttcgATTGAATTACCATTAAAGatattaaaattcccttcataTTTTTTTACAGTGATTGCCGAAGTTGTCACCGGTGCTGAAAAAGGCACCAGAGTTTTCTTTTGGCGCTGGAAAAATTGTCGGAGTTACTGCCGGCACTGAAAAAGTCATCGAAATTGGCATTATCGCCGGAAAAATCACCGAAAAagtcaccaagaaactggtttctttcttgatgaagaaactagTTTATGGGTGATTTTTCTGGTAATTTTTccggtgacaatgccaattccgatAATTTTCTAGAGTTTGCTATCGGTATcgaaaaagtcgccggagtagctgCCAGTGTCGGAAAATTTGTCAGGGTTGCTGCCAACGCCATAAAAGTTatcagaattagcattgtcgtCAAAAAAATCAccgaaaaaattaccaagaaacttgtttcttcatcaagaaaaaccagtttcttggtaatttttctggcgactatgccaattccGATAACTTTTCTGAAGTTTGTTGTTGGTGCTGAAAAAGTCGCCAGAGTAGCTGCCAGTGTCAGAAaaatcgtcagaattggcattgttaCCAGAAAAATCACTAAGAAAGTAGTTTATTCATCAAGAACTGATTTCTTGGTGACTTTTTCAGTAATTTTTTCGGCAACAATGCCAATTGTGACGAATTTTTTAGCGTCGGCAATAACTTCGATGaattttccggcaccgacagcTACTCCGGTGATTTTCCCGGTGCCGACAGTAAATTTCGGCAACTTACCCGACACCAGTGACAAATAAAACtacctaaacaaataaaaatattaaatatgagatTTAAAAAGCTaatatatatatggcatattAAATAAAgacctaaaaattaaaaaaaaaaaatactttaaaagtgtcatatttaacatataaaaaaaaacctataaCACCTAATACTCTACCTAATACATATATAGATTTggtaatatgatatataatcaacCTCTATGTGAAATATCCACTATATATTGATTTTTTCTTCCTATGTTAAAGAGCTTAAAATtacaattggataacaattagTGTTGAACTACTAAATTAACGACAAACTTAATTAGAAGAGAGGTTGAATGAATATATGTCATTATCGCATATATCATCACTTCACATGAAAAAATACTACGACACAAGTTTGACCGGGAAAATAATGGCTACACTTTATATCCACATGAGATCATATACAACTAGCTACAAGAAAGATCCTAAAGCATATTATTTTCTAGAAAGAGTCATCAAAATTATCCTCCATATACTTTGTATAGTACccaagattaattaattaattcatatcaactcttatatatatttatatatattaaatcattTCCACTCTCATAATTATGGCCACTACTTCTAATATAAAAAATGTACGACTCTAATTAATCTTATGATTAACTCGTAATATGTTAATGGTTTACAGTTGTGAATTAAGTAATGCCtaacaaattatatttatataaaaataaaaaacaaactaTTTCAATGGAATAATTTTTGGAAAACAGTAAGAAAGATATTTATGTTTGGGAAATAATAATTCCCattcttgtttttattttcattagTTACTTTAAGAATCTTTGATCACTTATCATGAATGGAAAAAAGAAGAATCAAGTTAATGCATTGCATGCAATGCATAAAGCCATTTCGAAGCAATCCCTATCTAATTTTTCCAAGTAGCTAGTAGAAGAATAAGTCTAGCTAGTTGCTGAGGCTGCATAGtacttttcttttattattttattttctttatttcttaAACTAATTTAGGATTTGagtttaatctatttatttatatgtatattttatcaTTTTGCGAAAATGATGATTAGTGGTGCAGAATTTAAtcaactaaattttaaataattaacaatGACAAGATTAACAAAATGCAAACAGTAATCAGAAGAAAAAATAAGGATGAACAAAGTATGAACACCCAGAAATGATTAAAGcagtaaataataaaattaacaacAAGATATATACTGGTTCAAGCCCGATTAATTGATCGATGTGATCTATGGTTCTACTTTAGTTCTAGAACACCACCAAAtcttctttattgattgagcaaAAACATGTACAATATAGTCGAGAAGAGTCTCTAAAGAGTTCTATCAAAGTATTACAACTCTCACACTCTAACccaagaatcttcttcatctacaaaagattcTTCATACAAAATCCAACCCCAGTCTCTCTCTGTTCTCTGTACCTTTGTTTTCATACAAGTAGTGATCATATGCTGATGGTTTGAACCTGATTTGTTGCATATAACTATCAAAATATTTATTCTATTCCATTGGAGACTGTTTCAAGCCATATAAAGATCTATTAAGCTTGCATGAAAATTCAACTCCTTTCCCTTCCACCtaaaacctaggtggttgcttCATGTAGATCCCTTCATCCAAGAATCCATTTAGAAAGGCAGTCTTAACATCAAGTTGTTCAACTTCAAGCTCCATTTGAGCTGCCAGAGACAACATCAGTCTTATCATCTTGTACTTTACC
Encoded here:
- the LOC115711192 gene encoding gamma carbonic anhydrase-like 2, mitochondrial, with amino-acid sequence MAALARFSKKALTTLSSQQNILHRGLATEAGKAVNPSADRVQWDYRGQRKIIPLGQWLPKVAVDAYVAPNVVLAGQVTVCDGASVWPGSVLRGDLNKITVGFCSNVQERSVIHAAWSSPTGLPAETFIERFVTIGAYSLLRSCTIEPECIIGQHSILMEGSLVETHSILEAGSVVPPGRRIPTGELWAGNPARFVRTLSHEETLEIPKLAVAINDLSKEHFMEFLPYSTAYLEVEKFKKSLGITI